A genome region from Cutaneotrichosporon cavernicola HIS019 DNA, chromosome: 5 includes the following:
- a CDS encoding uncharacterized protein (Major Facilitator Superfamily), with protein MALEKDSHLYADTEFSSGAPTPLKNQSLEDVDVIPFDELSEAEKKAERWFLWKLDIIFTFVGFLGYIFKYLDQVNIANAYVSGMKEEINIVGNQYNYFTTLFNVGYVLVIYPSCIAVSHIGPHYWLPSAELIWGVLTCCLSVVQNYKQVYALRFLIGFAEGTAWPGYITVMSQWYMPQEVALRMGFFTMAQSIGSMFAGVMQGALSTTMDGALGRSGWRWGFIINGVCTIFVALLAYFSIPGFPDRPNPLAKWYLSEKDYEIARRRTARVKREPLKPINAKSFLKAFKYWQLWAIAFTWAFGYNIAPSNYFNLWLKSLTLDDGTKRYSIAQLNYLPVIGFSLQLGATVALCGLSDWLGVRLPSLLIHAAINLTSEVILTIRPENRITYMVGWYLNYMGNVSYVLLAAWATTFLSDAPEVRTITIATGTIMAYLNNGFITLWTYPTKQAPNWAVGAKFYLVCMIICTFGFIAIAWGLRFEERRKLRREGQSVPKPHRLAFLWT; from the exons ATGGCTTTGGAAAAAGATAGCCATCTCTATGCCGACACCGAGTTTTCGTCAGGTGCCCCGACACCACTCAAGAACCAGTCTCTAGAGGATGTCGACGTTATTCCTTTTGATGAGCTCAGCGAGGCTGAGAAAAAGGCCGAGCGCTGGTTC CTCTGGAAGCTCGATATCATCTTCACCTTTGTTGGTTTCCTCGGCTACATTTTCAAGTACCTGGACCAAGTAAACATT GCCAACGCCTACGTCTCGGGCATgaaggaggagatcaaCATTGTCGGCAACCAGTACAACTACTTCACCACCCTCTTTAACGTCGGCTACGTTCTCGTCATCTACCCGTCCTGTATCGCCGTCTCTCATATCGGCCCACACTACTGGCTTCCCAGCGCCGAGCTGATCTGGGGCGTCCTGACATGCTGCCTCTCCGTGGTCCAAAACTACAAACAGGTCTATGCCCTCCGTTTCCTCATCGGCTTTGCCGAGGGCACCGCTTGGCCAGGATACATCACCGTCATGTCCCAGTGGTACATGCCGCAGGAGGTGGCTCTGCGTATGGGATTCTTCACAATGGCCCAGTCGATTGGATCGATGTTTGCCGGCGTGATGCAGGGCGCCCTCAGCACGACCATGGACGGCGCTCTCGGTCGGTCTGGCTGGCGATGGGGATTCATCATTAATGGCGTCTGCACAATCTtcgtcgctctcctcgcaTACTTCTCCATCCCAGGCTTCCCCGACCGCCCAAACCCCCTGGCAAAGTGGTACCTCTCTGAAAAGGATTATGAGATTGCCCGCCGCCGTACCGCCCGCGTCAAGCGCGAACCCCTCAAGCCCATTAACGCAAAGTCGTTCCTCAAGGCATTCAAGTACTGGCAGCTTTGGGCTATTGCCT TCACTTGGGCGTTCGGCTACAACATTGCTCCCTCAAACTACTTCAACTTGTGGCTCAAGAGCCTCACGCTCGACGATGGTACTAAGCGCTACTCCATCGCCCAGCTCAACTACCTCCCCGTCATTGGCTTTTCTCTCCAACTCGGCGCAACCGTTGCCCTCTGCGGCCTCTCGGACTGGCTGGGAGTCcgcctcccctccctccttaTCCACGCGGCAATCAATCTCACATCCGAAgtcatcctcaccatccGCCCAGAGAACCGCATCACCTACATGGTCGGATGGTACCTCAACTACATGGGCAACGTCTCCTATGTCCTTCTCGCAGCATGGGCGACGACATTCCTATCAGACGCACCTGAAGTTCGCACAATCACTATTGCCACTGGAACAATCATGGCCTACTTGAATAACGGATTCATCACCCTCTGGACATACCCGACCAAGCAGGCGCCGAACTGGGCTGTCGGAGCCAAGTTTTACCTCGTGTGCATGATCATCTGCACTTTCGGCTTTATCGCCATTGCTTGGGGCCTCCGCTTCGAAGAGCGTAGGAAGCTTCGTCGCGAGGGACAATCTGTGCCCAAGCCTCACCGCCTCGCGTTCCTCTGGACTTAA
- the sod1 gene encoding uncharacterized protein (Destroys radicals which are normally produced within the cells and which are toxic to biological systems) yields MQIPLLATFTCAAQLAGMVTISGPGASGWVHLQQNGHKMRVTGEIRGLNPNQEHGFHIHEFGDLSDGCMSTGAHYNPFGHDHGAPSDKNRHIGDLGNVKADENGVARIDIKDCVARLCGEHSVMGRAVVVHYGTDDLGRGGHDDSKKTGHAGGRAGCGVIAYAPLRLLD; encoded by the exons ATGCAgatccccctcctcgccactTTTACTTGCGCGGCCCAGTTAGCGGGCATGGTGACGATCAGCGGGCCCGGCGCGTCGGGATGGGTCCACTTGCAGCAGAACGGGCACAAGATGAGGGTGACTGGCGAG atcCGCGGCCTCAACCCGAACCAGGAACACGGCTTCCACATCCACGAGTTCGGCGACCTCAGCGACGGCTGCATGTCCACTGGCGCGCATTACAATCCCTTCGGGCACGACCACGGTGCGCCGTCGGATAAGAATCGGCACATCGGCGATCTTGGGAATGTCAAGGCGGACGAGAATGGTGTAGCGAGAATCGATATTAAGGATTGCGTGGCGCGGCTCTGTGGAGAACACAGCGTCATGGGCCGTGCGGTGGTCGTGCATTATGGCACGGACGATCTTGGGCGGGGAGGGCACGACGACTCGAAGAAGACGGGCCATGCGGGTGGCCGGGCAGGATGTGGTGTCAT CGCCTACGCGCCGCTGCGCTTGCTCGATTAA
- a CDS encoding uncharacterized protein (Belongs to the peptidase A1 family), translating to MSAFAVLALAALAPVAFPSPIPQHANPNPNPISFPVNSASQGHDLHWAQQEAARAKRRYSSESGSERLQKRRHGHGSRHIRQPRGIASLKAWGDSYSIRAEIGTPPQQLDLYVDTGSTDLWVIGSCDDNSECGNTATFDSSASSTYTPTDQLFAMNYIDGGRTTGVWGGDVVRIGGQAVNTYFGISKHTTNWGTAQSGLLGLATRAGSSKRVEPWWEAASREWDDGQFGLYLGRPGVEGSVTFGGVDESLYDGGLTYYAHTAMEGWEAGWNIATGGVAVNGRRLSSTVRMAVLDCGSTGIVGPKAEVDAFYAALNTEVIDLKDGSYAFECSASLGINASFTFGDYGGTRLGALPEQHFYLRNADLAIVRGSGEDFAATGGYDALRGRPGTWCFGAVSSWESTTEAADAWILGDSFLKNVYSAYRVEPRGVGLAPLKSSAGGEGWEGVPSAADGVSSG from the exons ATGTCAGCATTCGCTGTTCTGGCGCtggccgccctcgccccgGTGGCATTCCCTTCTCCCATCCCCCAAcacgccaaccccaaccccaaccccatctCCTTCCCCGTCAACTCTGCGAGTCAAGGGCACGACCTCCATTGGGCTCAACAAGAGGCTGCAAGGGCAAAGCGTAGATACAGCTCTGAATCCGGTTCAGAGCGGTTACAGAAGCGCAGACATGGTCACGGTTCAAGACATATTCGCCAGCCAAGGGGCATTGCATC CCTCAAAGCATGGGGAGACTCATACTCGATCCGCGCAGAGATTGGTACCCCACCCCAGCAACTCGACCTCTACGTCGACACCGGCAGCACAGACTTATGGGTCATCGGCAGCTGCGACGACAACTCGGAGTGTGGAAACACGGCTACCTTTGactcctccgcctcgtcaacctACACTCCTACCGACCAGCTCTTTGCCATGAACTACATCGACGGTGGCCGGACCACTGGCGTATggggcggcgacgtggtCCGCATCGGCGGTCAGGCTGTCAACACCTACTTTGGGATCAGCAAACACACTACCAACTGGGGTACCGCGCAGAGCGGGTTACTCGGCctggcgacgcgcgcggGGAGCAGCAAGCGTGTCGAGCCGTGGTGGGaggcggcctcgagggaGTGGGACGACGGCCAATTCGGGCTGTATCTCGGCCGTCCCGGAGTCGAGGGTAGCGTGACCTTTGGCGGAGTGGACGAAAGTCTGTACGACGGCGGCTTGACGTACTATGCGCACACGGCAAtggagggatgggaggcGGGTTGGAACATCGCCACTGGAGGTGTCGCGGTTAAtggccgccgcctctcCTCTACTGTGCGTATGGCCGTGCTCGACTGCGGGAGCACGGGTATCGTCGGGCCCAAGGCTGAGGTGGACGCCTTTTACGCTGCCCTGAACACCGAGGTCATTGACCTCAAGGACGGGTCGTACGCCTTTGAGTGTAGCGCTTCGCTAGGCATCAACGCGTCCTTTACATTCGGCGACTACGGGGGCACGCGTTTGGGTGCTCTGCCCGAGCAGCACTTCTACCTGCGCAACGCGGACCTCGCTATCGTGCGCGGGAGCGGAGAAGACTTTGCCGCCACTGGCGGGTACGACGCCCTGCGTGGGCGGCCAGGAACGTGGTGCTTTGGCGCAGTGTCGAGCTGGGAGTCGACGACCGAAGCAGCCGATGCGTGGATCCTCGGTGACAGCTTCCTCAAGAACGTGTACAGCGCGTACCGTGTCGAGCCCCGTGGTGTCGGCCTCGCACCACTCAAGAGTAGCGCCGGAGGGGAGGGTTGGGAAGGCGTGCCGTCCGCCGCGGACGGTGTGTCTTCAGGATAG